The following are encoded together in the Salinibacterium sp. UTAS2018 genome:
- a CDS encoding DUF4166 domain-containing protein, with amino-acid sequence MTSMFETVLGDDFSRLHPMLQKRFGVSLESGYAAVGTGMMSSIRRGPWWTVPFLWIGWFRNILTPDVGENVPFRIENYPYRDPFGRETGTFVREYTVRAKPTRFDATMILNAAGDRIIDYLGTHQHLAVDLDLSVDDDGSLRLRSDAQRFYEGPLAFRFPMLFSGRADLTESFDDETNEFVIALEIHNRTFGFLFGYTGRFTCEFPAATDAPERLKPVRHELRE; translated from the coding sequence ATGACCTCGATGTTTGAGACCGTTCTCGGTGATGACTTCTCGCGCCTGCACCCCATGCTGCAGAAACGCTTTGGTGTGAGCCTGGAGAGCGGCTACGCAGCGGTCGGCACCGGCATGATGTCGAGCATCCGCCGCGGCCCGTGGTGGACGGTTCCATTTTTGTGGATCGGGTGGTTTCGTAATATCTTGACGCCGGATGTTGGCGAGAACGTGCCCTTTCGCATCGAAAACTATCCGTACCGCGACCCCTTCGGCCGGGAGACTGGGACCTTCGTGCGCGAGTACACGGTGCGGGCAAAGCCGACGCGGTTTGACGCGACGATGATCCTGAACGCGGCCGGCGACCGCATCATCGACTACCTCGGCACCCACCAACACCTCGCGGTCGATCTCGACCTGTCGGTGGACGATGACGGTTCCCTGCGCTTGAGGTCGGATGCCCAACGCTTCTATGAGGGCCCGCTCGCGTTCCGCTTTCCGATGCTCTTCAGCGGCCGCGCCGATCTCACGGAATCGTTCGACGACGAGACGAACGAGTTCGTGATCGCCCTCGAAATCCACAACCGCACCTTCGGCTTTCTTTTCGGCTACACGGGCCGCTTCACCTGCGAGTTCCCCGCGGCGACCGACGCGCCCGAGCGGCTCAAGCCCGTGCGACACGAGCTGCGCGAGTAG
- a CDS encoding RNA polymerase sigma factor produces MNNDSGVIERSLREPAAFGELFHRYAASLHRYVARRAGEPLADDVTSETFLIAFERRATFDLGRDDARPWLFGIATNLIHRHRIAEARTLKSLERAAAEPEYDNSPNVDEIVDAQREVKKMARRLRRMSSGDRDCLLLFAWGDFTYEQIAQSLEIPVGTVRSRMNRARRILRTEPLSEEVHHEQTRFAPDSA; encoded by the coding sequence ATGAACAACGACAGCGGCGTGATCGAGCGGTCCCTGCGCGAGCCTGCCGCCTTCGGAGAACTCTTCCATCGTTACGCGGCATCGCTCCATCGCTATGTCGCGCGACGGGCAGGAGAGCCACTGGCGGATGACGTGACCAGCGAAACATTTTTGATCGCGTTCGAGCGTCGAGCGACCTTCGATCTCGGTCGGGATGACGCGCGGCCCTGGCTTTTCGGGATCGCAACGAACCTCATCCATCGCCATCGCATCGCCGAAGCGCGCACCCTCAAGAGTCTTGAGCGTGCTGCAGCGGAACCGGAATACGACAACAGCCCCAACGTCGACGAGATTGTCGACGCACAGCGGGAAGTGAAGAAAATGGCGCGGCGACTGCGACGGATGTCGAGCGGCGACCGCGATTGTCTTCTTCTTTTCGCGTGGGGCGACTTCACCTATGAACAAATCGCTCAGAGCCTCGAAATCCCCGTAGGCACTGTGCGCTCACGAATGAACCGAGCTCGCCGCATCTTGCGCACCGAGCCATTATCGGAGGAGGTACATCATGAACAAACTCGCTTTGCTCCAGACTCTGCGTGA
- the sucD gene encoding succinate--CoA ligase subunit alpha, protein MSIFLNKDSKVIVQGITGGEGTKHTALMLAAGTQVVGGVNARKAGTTVTHGDVELPVFGTVAEAMEKTGADVSIAFVPPAFTKDAVIEAIDAEMPLLVIITEGVPVGDSAEFWAYAQEKGNKTRIIGPNCPGIITPGEALVGITPANITGKGPIGLVSKSGTLTYQMMYELRDLGFSTAIGIGGDPIIGTTHIDALAAFEADPETKAIVMIGEIGGDAEERAADYIKAHVTKPVVGYVAGFTAPEGKTMGHAGAIVSGSAGTAQAKKEALEAAGVKVGKTPSEAAKLMREILETL, encoded by the coding sequence ATGTCAATTTTCCTCAACAAGGACTCCAAGGTCATCGTTCAGGGCATCACCGGCGGTGAGGGCACCAAGCACACCGCTCTCATGCTCGCTGCTGGAACCCAGGTCGTTGGCGGTGTCAACGCCCGCAAGGCTGGCACCACAGTCACCCACGGCGACGTTGAGCTGCCCGTGTTCGGCACTGTTGCTGAAGCCATGGAAAAGACGGGAGCGGATGTTTCGATCGCTTTCGTTCCTCCGGCCTTCACTAAGGATGCCGTTATCGAAGCTATCGACGCTGAGATGCCGCTGCTCGTCATCATCACCGAGGGTGTTCCCGTCGGCGACTCTGCCGAGTTCTGGGCTTACGCGCAGGAGAAGGGCAACAAGACCCGCATCATTGGTCCGAACTGCCCCGGCATCATCACGCCCGGTGAAGCACTCGTCGGCATTACGCCCGCGAACATCACCGGCAAGGGCCCGATCGGTCTCGTCTCCAAGTCGGGAACGCTCACCTACCAAATGATGTACGAACTCCGCGATCTCGGTTTCTCGACCGCTATCGGTATCGGTGGCGACCCCATCATCGGCACCACCCACATCGACGCTCTCGCAGCGTTCGAGGCCGACCCCGAGACCAAGGCAATCGTCATGATTGGTGAGATCGGTGGAGACGCTGAAGAGCGTGCCGCTGACTACATCAAGGCACACGTCACGAAGCCCGTTGTGGGTTACGTTGCGGGCTTCACGGCTCCCGAGGGTAAGACCATGGGTCACGCCGGTGCGATCGTTTCTGGCTCGGCCGGAACCGCTCAGGCCAAGAAGGAAGCTCTCGAAGCTGCCGGTGTGAAGGTCGGCAAGACGCCGTCTGAAGCCGCCAAGCTCATGCGCGAAATTCTCGAAACTCTGTAG
- a CDS encoding MIP/aquaporin family protein, with translation MDENKQWQKLAAEFLGTAFLVFVGVGSVPATFILNGDEPFTMASLGIISFAFGLIVVVTVYVFGYISGNHINPAVTIGLAVAGKFAWREVPGYLIAQLLGATAGAFAIVGVLGQAAVDAGLGVASFNPDTIPVGQAFFAEFIGTFILVFTVFGVIHRKAAPGFAGLAIGFVVFAAIIPVGPITGASINPARTTGPMLVQQIMGGQVAWEQLWVYLAAELLAGVLAALAFGFISKTAADNTTLTEALTEEKAK, from the coding sequence ATGGATGAGAACAAGCAGTGGCAAAAGTTGGCTGCAGAGTTTCTTGGAACCGCTTTTCTAGTCTTCGTCGGTGTTGGCTCCGTGCCCGCGACCTTCATCCTGAACGGTGACGAGCCCTTCACGATGGCGAGTCTCGGAATCATTTCGTTCGCCTTCGGACTCATCGTTGTTGTCACGGTCTACGTGTTCGGCTACATCTCCGGTAACCACATCAACCCCGCGGTCACTATCGGCCTCGCCGTCGCCGGCAAGTTCGCGTGGCGTGAAGTTCCCGGCTACCTCATCGCTCAGTTGCTCGGTGCTACCGCCGGTGCTTTCGCGATCGTCGGCGTTCTCGGCCAGGCTGCAGTTGACGCCGGGTTGGGAGTCGCCTCCTTCAACCCCGACACGATCCCGGTTGGCCAGGCCTTCTTCGCCGAATTCATCGGAACGTTCATTCTCGTGTTCACCGTCTTCGGTGTGATCCACCGCAAGGCAGCCCCCGGCTTTGCCGGACTCGCCATCGGTTTCGTCGTCTTCGCCGCCATCATTCCTGTTGGCCCGATCACCGGCGCCTCCATCAACCCGGCCCGCACCACCGGCCCGATGCTCGTTCAGCAGATCATGGGCGGCCAAGTTGCGTGGGAGCAGCTGTGGGTCTATCTCGCCGCAGAACTGCTCGCCGGCGTCCTCGCCGCTCTCGCGTTCGGCTTCATCTCGAAGACCGCCGCTGACAACACCACCCTCACTGAAGCACTCACGGAAGAGAAGGCTAAGTAA
- a CDS encoding IclR family transcriptional regulator encodes MIQSIDRAAQVLSSLQGARHLGITELAGRLGLPPSTVHGIVKSLQAHGLVAKEPNGNRYMLGPALLKLSNVYLDTLDVRARAMRWTQELSRRTGLAVRLGAELFDEVIVIHHNNRPDGSEQMPETGLSIPVHASAMGKILLTYNADAADQLFEKPLRSLTGDTITDPSKLILQFAQIAERGIATEEDEAVLGESSIAAPIADRNGSVIAAVAVVMPSSEWPPEDNVLNVLRETARNISRELGYTSWPPPVVRRPQDD; translated from the coding sequence GTGATCCAATCCATTGATCGAGCAGCACAAGTGCTCTCATCGCTTCAGGGTGCGCGCCACCTCGGTATCACCGAACTCGCCGGCCGCCTCGGCCTTCCGCCCTCGACCGTTCACGGCATTGTCAAGTCGCTTCAGGCCCACGGTTTGGTCGCAAAAGAGCCCAACGGCAACCGATACATGCTCGGCCCGGCACTGCTCAAACTTTCCAATGTGTACCTCGACACCCTCGATGTGCGGGCACGAGCCATGCGCTGGACCCAAGAACTCTCGCGGCGCACCGGGCTCGCCGTTCGCCTCGGTGCCGAACTGTTTGACGAAGTCATCGTCATCCACCACAACAACCGTCCAGACGGCAGCGAGCAAATGCCCGAAACCGGACTCTCCATCCCGGTGCACGCCTCGGCCATGGGCAAGATCTTGCTGACCTACAACGCGGATGCCGCAGACCAGCTTTTCGAGAAACCGTTGCGTAGCCTCACCGGCGACACCATCACCGACCCCTCGAAACTCATTCTGCAGTTTGCGCAGATTGCCGAGCGCGGCATTGCCACGGAGGAAGACGAGGCCGTTCTCGGCGAATCGTCAATCGCAGCCCCGATCGCCGACCGCAACGGAAGCGTCATCGCTGCGGTCGCGGTCGTCATGCCGTCGAGCGAATGGCCGCCAGAAGACAACGTGCTGAATGTGCTTCGCGAAACTGCGCGCAACATCTCTCGCGAGCTCGGCTACACCTCGTGGCCGCCGCCCGTCGTGCGTCGCCCGCAGGACGACTAG
- a CDS encoding SRPBCC family protein, which produces MGPAPIYVEIDIAADIDTVWRLTQVAENHTRWDLRFSRISPTETLDSEGYRFRYERRIPFHTITGTGTSRGEIKRPDGTRTSALKFTTKDRLSPLGDGRGYWRYVPIPGGTRFITGYDYEPAWGAVLDRILIRPFVGWMTAWSFDSLRLWAESDIEPHSPLAFWKPGRPRARNCLRLPRRGRPMDDAPATLSALETP; this is translated from the coding sequence ATGGGACCAGCGCCGATCTACGTTGAAATCGACATCGCGGCCGATATCGACACAGTGTGGCGACTCACGCAGGTCGCCGAAAATCACACCCGGTGGGATCTCCGCTTCAGCCGCATCAGTCCGACTGAAACGTTAGACAGCGAGGGCTATCGCTTTCGCTACGAACGACGGATTCCTTTTCACACCATCACCGGAACGGGCACGAGCCGCGGCGAGATCAAGCGCCCCGATGGCACCCGGACGTCAGCACTCAAGTTCACCACCAAAGACCGCCTCTCTCCGCTGGGAGATGGCCGCGGGTACTGGCGCTACGTTCCGATCCCGGGCGGAACGCGCTTCATCACCGGCTATGACTACGAGCCGGCCTGGGGCGCTGTTCTTGATCGCATTCTCATCCGCCCGTTTGTGGGCTGGATGACTGCGTGGAGCTTCGACAGCCTGCGGCTGTGGGCTGAAAGCGACATCGAGCCGCACTCACCGTTAGCCTTCTGGAAGCCGGGCAGGCCCCGTGCACGCAACTGCCTTCGCCTCCCGCGCCGCGGCCGCCCCATGGATGATGCACCAGCCACTCTTTCCGCCCTGGAGACACCATGA
- a CDS encoding S8 family serine peptidase, with protein sequence MSIRRIISVVATTTLVATSLVTGAALGATAAPTSIGGGGQTEFTPGRYIVTMVDQAAATYDGGVRGFDATTPPEGEQLDTRRQVVQDYTEYLEEQQEDAAASVGADIDYSYTLATNGFAADLTAAQAVELSANKLVASIVPDELKKITAAQRSTEFLGLEGAEGLWAATGGAETAGEGIVVGVLDTGFAPENPAFAGDALGSTPGADPYRDGDSTVFEKSDGQTFTGVCTEGDQFAADDCTTKVISARYFVDGFGAGNIGDAGVGEYLSPRDGDGHGSHTASTAAGNLEVDANVGGNALGYFSGIAPAAKIAAYKVCWSGPDPVETTDDGCASTDLLAAIDQAVADGVDVINYSIGGGAATSTVSPTDQAFLGAAAAGVFVAASAGNDGPGATTLDNAAPWITTVAASTIPNYEATVTLGDGQEFAGASITVDLDPAAEPLTGELVYAADVALEGAVEPALCLADTLDPALVDGKIVVCDRGAIARVDKSAEVARAGGIGSVLVNVTPSSIDLDTHVIPTIHLDAPYRDAVLAYAATEGATATFTPGNETAYQPPTPQVAGFSSRGPVEADGSDIIKPDISAPGVGILAASANAEGAEPTFALLSGTSMSSPHIAGLAALYLGERPNATPAEIKSAFMTTAYDTVDADGNPVTDPFTQGSGHVDPTKFFEPGLLYLNGIGDWLSYIEGAGYDVLDPAVEAIDPSNLNLASIGIGSLTAPETITRTVTSTQAGTFEASVSVPGIDATVSPSTLTFGAAGETQSYEVTISRTDAPLDQFTTGALTWTSGDTVVHSPIAVRPVTILAPETASGTGTFGAVDVTVTPGGSGDIPLTSTGLTAGVFYEDPTGTETEHSGSGAAGDEFEYTATVPEGTTYARFDLDSIDDTADLDLVVYLLDDAGTPVTGWQSATGSADERVNLVDPAPGTYQVTASVYAANPATAFDVRTFAVVPGAGEPLGLDPEVLAGVQGEAVSYTASWEGLAPFTNYLGIVSYGDTGATTAIEVVTQDDVQPGTPVNTVLPTISGKPLVGKKLTASAGEWDVDGLKFSYQWQANGENIAGADKSKYTVTKADEGKAITVVVTASKKDLPSASATSEAVMINYSSSVKLSVSKHVAFSWNTVSATIRVATGEDAAATGTVKVTVDGKKIDTITLDESDNGKVTVILPKLDRGLHQVRAQFTPAGDNVTGSKSSNDWVWIVF encoded by the coding sequence GTGAGCATTCGAAGAATCATTTCGGTGGTGGCAACGACAACTCTTGTCGCCACTTCCTTGGTTACCGGCGCCGCCCTCGGCGCCACAGCTGCACCAACATCCATTGGTGGCGGCGGCCAAACTGAATTCACCCCGGGGCGTTACATCGTCACGATGGTGGATCAGGCGGCAGCTACCTACGACGGTGGCGTGCGCGGCTTTGACGCAACAACTCCACCCGAAGGCGAGCAACTCGACACTCGCCGCCAAGTAGTGCAGGACTACACCGAGTATTTGGAAGAGCAGCAGGAGGATGCCGCGGCGTCCGTCGGAGCTGACATCGATTATTCGTACACGCTTGCAACCAACGGCTTCGCAGCCGACTTGACCGCGGCCCAAGCAGTTGAGCTTTCAGCCAACAAGCTTGTTGCCTCGATCGTTCCGGATGAGCTGAAGAAGATCACCGCAGCGCAGCGGTCAACTGAATTCCTCGGCCTCGAAGGCGCCGAGGGGCTCTGGGCCGCCACGGGCGGAGCGGAAACTGCCGGCGAAGGCATCGTCGTAGGAGTGCTCGACACCGGTTTCGCTCCCGAGAACCCGGCCTTTGCCGGTGACGCTCTCGGCAGCACGCCAGGCGCCGACCCGTACCGTGATGGCGACTCCACTGTCTTCGAGAAGTCAGATGGCCAAACCTTCACCGGCGTCTGCACCGAAGGAGACCAGTTCGCCGCCGATGACTGCACGACCAAGGTCATCAGCGCTCGCTACTTTGTTGACGGCTTCGGTGCCGGCAACATCGGTGACGCGGGCGTTGGCGAATACCTGTCGCCGCGTGACGGTGACGGCCACGGCTCGCACACCGCGAGCACGGCAGCCGGAAACCTCGAAGTTGACGCCAACGTTGGCGGTAACGCACTCGGATACTTCTCCGGGATTGCGCCCGCTGCCAAGATCGCTGCCTACAAGGTGTGCTGGAGCGGACCCGACCCTGTCGAAACGACAGACGACGGTTGTGCATCCACTGACCTTCTCGCTGCTATCGACCAGGCTGTCGCTGACGGTGTTGACGTGATCAACTACTCGATCGGTGGAGGCGCTGCCACAAGCACCGTTTCGCCCACCGACCAGGCCTTCCTCGGTGCTGCTGCTGCTGGCGTCTTCGTCGCAGCGTCCGCCGGAAACGACGGCCCCGGCGCAACGACGCTCGACAATGCGGCACCGTGGATCACCACGGTCGCTGCCAGCACCATCCCGAACTACGAAGCCACGGTCACCCTCGGTGACGGCCAAGAGTTCGCCGGTGCGTCGATCACGGTTGACCTCGACCCCGCCGCGGAACCGCTCACGGGTGAACTCGTGTACGCCGCGGATGTCGCGCTCGAGGGCGCGGTCGAACCGGCCCTGTGCCTGGCTGACACTCTCGACCCGGCTCTCGTTGACGGCAAGATCGTGGTCTGCGACCGCGGTGCAATCGCTCGCGTCGACAAGTCGGCCGAGGTTGCTCGTGCCGGTGGTATCGGCTCGGTTCTCGTCAACGTCACGCCGAGTTCCATTGACCTCGACACTCACGTGATTCCGACCATCCACTTGGATGCTCCGTACCGTGACGCCGTTCTGGCTTATGCCGCGACCGAGGGTGCGACGGCAACGTTCACTCCCGGAAACGAGACTGCGTACCAGCCGCCGACACCTCAGGTTGCTGGCTTCTCGTCACGTGGCCCTGTCGAAGCCGACGGTAGCGACATCATTAAGCCCGACATTTCAGCACCCGGCGTCGGAATCCTCGCCGCCAGTGCCAATGCTGAAGGAGCCGAGCCGACGTTTGCGCTTCTTTCGGGTACCTCGATGTCGTCACCGCACATTGCGGGCCTTGCTGCTCTGTACCTCGGTGAGCGCCCCAACGCGACTCCTGCCGAGATCAAGTCAGCCTTCATGACAACCGCCTACGACACTGTGGATGCCGACGGAAACCCCGTCACTGATCCCTTCACGCAGGGCTCGGGCCACGTTGACCCGACCAAGTTCTTTGAACCTGGACTGCTCTACCTGAACGGTATCGGCGATTGGCTGTCCTACATTGAGGGCGCTGGCTACGACGTGCTCGACCCTGCGGTCGAAGCAATCGATCCCAGCAATCTCAACCTGGCATCCATCGGTATCGGCTCGTTGACGGCACCAGAAACGATCACTCGCACCGTGACCTCCACTCAGGCGGGCACGTTCGAGGCATCCGTCTCGGTTCCCGGAATCGACGCCACGGTGTCGCCATCCACGCTGACCTTCGGTGCGGCAGGCGAAACGCAGAGCTACGAAGTGACGATCAGTCGAACGGATGCTCCGCTCGACCAGTTCACCACCGGTGCCCTCACGTGGACCAGCGGTGACACCGTCGTACACAGCCCCATCGCTGTACGCCCCGTCACCATCCTCGCGCCGGAAACAGCCAGCGGAACCGGAACGTTCGGTGCCGTTGACGTGACCGTCACGCCCGGTGGGTCTGGCGACATTCCGTTGACCTCCACCGGTCTCACCGCGGGAGTCTTCTACGAAGATCCCACGGGTACCGAAACCGAGCACTCGGGTTCCGGTGCTGCCGGGGACGAGTTCGAGTACACGGCAACCGTGCCCGAGGGCACCACGTACGCGCGCTTCGACCTCGACTCGATCGATGACACTGCTGACCTCGACTTGGTCGTGTACCTGCTCGATGACGCAGGCACGCCCGTTACGGGTTGGCAGTCGGCTACCGGTTCGGCAGACGAACGCGTGAACCTCGTCGATCCGGCTCCGGGCACGTATCAGGTCACGGCGTCGGTTTATGCGGCCAACCCCGCCACCGCGTTCGACGTGCGAACCTTCGCCGTTGTTCCTGGTGCAGGAGAGCCGCTGGGTCTCGACCCCGAGGTTCTTGCGGGCGTTCAAGGTGAAGCCGTGAGCTACACCGCATCGTGGGAGGGCCTAGCCCCGTTCACGAACTACCTCGGAATCGTCAGCTATGGCGACACGGGAGCAACAACCGCAATTGAGGTTGTGACGCAAGACGACGTTCAGCCGGGAACCCCCGTGAACACCGTTCTGCCGACGATCTCGGGCAAGCCGCTGGTCGGCAAAAAGCTCACGGCTAGTGCCGGCGAGTGGGATGTCGACGGGCTGAAGTTCAGCTACCAGTGGCAAGCGAACGGCGAGAACATTGCCGGCGCCGATAAGAGCAAGTACACGGTCACGAAGGCTGACGAAGGCAAGGCGATCACCGTCGTTGTCACCGCCAGCAAGAAGGACCTGCCGAGCGCGAGCGCAACCTCCGAGGCTGTGATGATCAACTACAGCTCGAGCGTGAAACTGTCGGTGAGCAAGCACGTCGCGTTCTCGTGGAACACCGTGAGTGCCACCATCCGTGTCGCAACGGGTGAGGACGCTGCGGCAACCGGCACCGTCAAGGTGACGGTGGATGGCAAGAAGATTGACACCATCACGCTCGACGAGTCAGACAACGGGAAGGTGACGGTAATTCTGCCGAAACTCGATCGCGGTCTGCACCAGGTGCGCGCGCAGTTTACGCCCGCTGGCGATAACGTGACGGGCTCGAAGAGCAGTAACGACTGGGTCTGGATCGTCTTCTAG
- the dhaK gene encoding dihydroxyacetone kinase subunit DhaK — translation MKKLINTPESVLADALAGIDAAHPELKVDHVNRVIYRAEPTRAGKVALISGGGSGHEPLHGGFVGFGMLDAACAGEVFTSPTPDQMQEATKVADSGAGVLHIVKNYTGDVMNFEMAAEMAEAETGVKVASVVVNDDVAVQDSLFTAGRRGVGLTVLLEKIVGAAAEEGQDLAAVTALAHRVNDSGRSMGMALTSCTVPAAGKPTFDLPDDMMEIGVGIHGEPGRHREKLADAASIAKQLVDPILADMDFTGAPTIVMMNGMGGTPQIELYIMYNEVAKLLKAAGVEVARTLVGDYITSLDMAGCSVTILKADEEMLKLWDAPVNTAGLRWGV, via the coding sequence ATGAAGAAACTGATCAACACCCCCGAATCAGTCCTGGCTGACGCGCTCGCCGGAATCGACGCCGCGCATCCCGAGCTGAAGGTCGATCATGTCAACCGCGTGATCTACCGCGCAGAACCCACCCGTGCTGGCAAGGTCGCCCTGATCTCCGGTGGCGGCTCGGGCCACGAACCGCTCCACGGCGGCTTCGTAGGCTTCGGGATGCTCGACGCGGCGTGTGCCGGCGAAGTATTCACTTCGCCCACCCCCGACCAAATGCAGGAAGCCACCAAGGTCGCTGACTCTGGTGCTGGCGTGCTGCACATCGTCAAGAACTACACCGGCGACGTCATGAACTTCGAGATGGCCGCCGAAATGGCCGAAGCGGAAACCGGCGTGAAGGTGGCCTCGGTCGTCGTCAATGACGACGTCGCGGTGCAGGACTCACTCTTCACTGCGGGACGCCGTGGGGTTGGCCTCACTGTTCTGCTCGAGAAGATCGTCGGCGCAGCAGCTGAAGAGGGTCAGGACCTCGCCGCGGTCACCGCACTGGCTCACCGGGTGAACGACTCCGGTCGTTCCATGGGCATGGCGCTCACGAGCTGCACCGTTCCCGCCGCCGGCAAACCGACCTTCGACCTGCCCGACGACATGATGGAAATCGGCGTCGGCATCCACGGCGAACCCGGTCGCCACCGTGAGAAGCTGGCGGATGCCGCCTCGATCGCCAAGCAACTGGTCGACCCGATCCTGGCCGACATGGACTTCACAGGTGCACCGACCATTGTGATGATGAACGGAATGGGTGGCACCCCGCAGATCGAGCTGTACATCATGTACAACGAGGTCGCGAAGCTGCTGAAAGCCGCCGGAGTTGAGGTTGCGCGCACCCTCGTCGGCGACTACATCACGAGCCTCGACATGGCTGGCTGCTCGGTCACCATCCTCAAGGCTGACGAAGAAATGTTGAAACTATGGGATGCCCCGGTGAACACCGCCGGGCTCCGCTGGGGAGTCTAA
- the sucC gene encoding ADP-forming succinate--CoA ligase subunit beta, with the protein MDLYEYQARDVFESYGVPVLAGLIADTPEEAKAAAEKIGGTVVVKAQVKTGGRGKAGGVKVVHNADDAYAAAEQILGLDINGHTVKRVMIAAGARIAQEFYFSVLLDRANRSYLSLCSVEGGVEIEVLAVERPEALAKIEVNPLTGIDLAKATEIATAAGFSAELVEKVAPVFVKLYDVYKGEDATLVEVNPLVITEDGDIVALDGKVSIDENADFRHPSHAELEDADAADPLEAKAKANGLNYVKLDGEVGVIGNGAGLVMSTLDVVAYAGENHGNVKPANFLDIGGGASAAVMAAGLDVILNDPQVKSVFVNVFGGITACDAVAHGIVGALAELGDSANKPLVVRLDGNKVEEGRAILAEANHPLVTLAASMDEGADKAAELANAAK; encoded by the coding sequence GTGGATCTATATGAGTACCAGGCCAGAGATGTATTTGAGTCTTATGGCGTACCAGTACTTGCCGGCCTGATTGCCGACACCCCAGAAGAAGCCAAAGCAGCAGCCGAGAAAATCGGTGGAACCGTTGTAGTCAAGGCTCAGGTCAAGACCGGCGGTCGCGGCAAGGCAGGTGGAGTCAAGGTTGTTCACAACGCCGACGACGCCTACGCCGCAGCCGAGCAGATCCTTGGTCTCGACATCAACGGTCACACGGTCAAGCGAGTAATGATTGCTGCCGGTGCTCGCATCGCGCAGGAGTTCTACTTCTCCGTGCTGCTCGACCGAGCAAACCGCTCCTACCTTTCGCTGTGCAGCGTTGAAGGTGGAGTGGAAATCGAGGTGCTTGCTGTTGAGCGCCCCGAGGCTCTCGCCAAGATCGAGGTCAACCCGCTCACGGGTATCGACCTCGCCAAGGCCACCGAAATCGCGACCGCTGCTGGATTCTCCGCAGAGCTCGTCGAAAAGGTTGCCCCTGTCTTCGTGAAGCTCTACGACGTGTACAAGGGCGAAGACGCCACTCTCGTTGAGGTCAACCCTCTCGTGATCACCGAAGACGGCGACATCGTTGCCCTCGACGGCAAGGTCTCGATCGACGAGAACGCCGACTTCCGTCACCCCTCGCACGCTGAACTCGAAGACGCTGACGCTGCCGACCCCCTCGAGGCGAAGGCTAAGGCCAACGGCCTCAACTACGTCAAGCTCGACGGTGAAGTGGGTGTCATCGGTAACGGTGCCGGCCTCGTCATGTCGACGCTGGATGTCGTTGCTTACGCTGGCGAAAACCACGGTAACGTGAAGCCCGCCAACTTCCTCGACATCGGTGGCGGAGCATCCGCTGCTGTCATGGCCGCGGGCCTCGACGTCATTCTCAACGACCCTCAGGTCAAGAGCGTGTTCGTCAACGTCTTCGGCGGAATCACCGCGTGTGACGCTGTTGCTCACGGAATTGTGGGCGCGCTCGCCGAGCTCGGTGACTCCGCCAACAAGCCTCTCGTTGTTCGTCTCGACGGCAACAAGGTCGAGGAGGGTCGCGCGATTCTTGCTGAAGCGAACCACCCCCTCGTGACGCTAGCCGCCTCTATGGACGAGGGCGCCGACAAGGCTGCCGAACTCGCCAACGCCGCGAAGTAA